One window from the genome of Paramisgurnus dabryanus chromosome 20, PD_genome_1.1, whole genome shotgun sequence encodes:
- the LOC135786987 gene encoding uncharacterized protein isoform X2 has product MQPKADCSFEAMPSLSSDQMDTLMAKLEELGVLSVDDLSLVDPEDIKDTLPFIQCKRFVRAVKALESDSQAPPQFTRPGPSSTPEPHRFQLPSTPPETADSPSQDTYSVPWHKFPSKVMDDLREKKYIMGKDRREMVRIVAEDYLHKHPGRPGRQKLRELASMIVGQYPASFKLTEPFGNKPFAKDGSETLFRQLEHRIENMKRPQSSLKRRAGGENSTKKRPRNSDQYGCVAWDPIIEGTVCREDLLSKRDDLKRAFQTQDLQESSVRKLMTETYPIQREILNDADTFIGVVKEEWPFLFEVPHLFDHASKLLGFSVQNKLAQELSKKEKGINDFLDSKGMKTGEGPIQLICGIAKYFKEDSYKLFDKKEISADPEVELPVTPCILVRGDQQFKIALDGLLVNDHITSPIVALSYVFSMFYVCNIQYPPEMAFTLEFMQRVFFGINPERGSKAEKKGKKQHFILPQVCKLVSQLKEFECQQKDSEWAI; this is encoded by the exons ATGCAGCCCAAAGCAGATTGCTCATTTGAAG CAATGCCATCGCTTAGTAGTGATCAGATGGATACACTGATGGCTAAACTGGAGGAATTAGGAGTTCTCTCTGTAGATGACCTGAGCCTTGTTGACCCGGAGGACATTAAAGACACTCTGCCATTTATTCAGTGCAAAAGATTCGTCAGAGCTGTCAAAGCATTGGAATCAG ATTCACAAGCTCCACCGCAGTTTACCAGGCCTGGCCCCTCATCAACACCTGAGCCACATAGGTTTCAGCTGCCTTCAACACCACCTGAGACAGCCGACTCCCCATCCCAAGACACATATTCTGTTCCATGGCACAAATTTCCCTCAAAAGTCATGGATGACTTGCGTGAAAAGAAGTACATAATGGGGAAAGACAGACGAGAGATGGTTCGGATCGTCGCTGAAGATTACCTCCACAAACACCCAGGAAGACCTGGTAGACAAAAGCTGAGGGAACTCGCCAGTATGATTGTAGGACAATATCCTGCCTCCTTCAAGCTGACAGAGCCGTTTGGAAACAAACCTTTTGCAAAAGATGGTTCTGAAACTCTATTTCGTCAGCTGGAACACAGAATTGAAAATATGAAGAGGCCACAAAGCTCACTGAAGAGGCGAGCAGGGGGTGAAAATTCAACAAAGAAAAGGCCCAGGAATTCAGATCAGTATGGATGTGTGGCGTGGGATCCAATCATTGAGGGGACTGTGTGTAGAGAAGACCTGCTGTCTAAACGAGATGACTTGAAACGTGCCTTTCAAACCCAGGATCTTCAG GAGTCATCTGTTAGAAAATTGATGACCGAAACATATCCCATTCAGCGTGAAATCCTCAACGATGCTGATACCTTTATTGGCGTTGTAAAGGAGGAGTGGCCGTTCCTGTTTGAAGTTCCTCACCTGTTTGATCATGCATCTAAACTCCTTGGCTTCTCTGTACAAAACAAGCTGGCACAG GAACTTTCCAAAAAAGAAAAGGGGATCAATGACTTCCTTGACTCAAAAGGGATGAAGACGGGCGAAGGTCCAATACAGCTCATCTGTGGCATTGCAAAATACTTCAAGGAAGACTCTTACAAACTCTTCGACAAAAAAGAG ATCTCTGCAGATCCTGAAGTCGAACTCCCAGTGACCCCATGCATCCTAGTCAGAG GTGACCAGCAATTCAAGATTGCTCTTGATGGGTTACTTGTCAATGACCACATCACCTCTCCCATTGTGGCTTTGAGCTACGTCTTCTCCATGTTTTATGTCTGCAACATCCAATACCCACCGGAGATGGCTTTTACTCTCGAATTCATGCAAAG AGTTTTCTTTGGGATCAATCCTGAGCGAGGCTCCAAGGCAGAGAAGAAAGGGAAGAAACAGCACTTCATACTTCCACAGGTGTGCAAGCTGGTTTCTCAGCTGAAGGAATTTGAATGCCAGCAGAAGGACTCTGAGTGGGCCATTTGA
- the LOC135786987 gene encoding uncharacterized protein isoform X3, which translates to MSAALPMYQDFPFPKVKQAVRKTLLPKESGPCSPKQIAHLKKAMPSLSSDQMDTLMAKLEELGVLSVDDLSLVDPEDIKDTLPFIQCKRFVRAVKALESDSQAPPQFTRPGPSSTPEPHRFQLPSTPPETADSPSQDTYSVPWHKFPSKVMDDLREKKYIMGKDRREMVRIVAEDYLHKHPGRPGRQKLRELASMIVGQYPASFKLTEPFGNKPFAKDGSETLFRQLEHRIENMKRPQSSLKRRAGGENSTKKRPRNSDQYGCVAWDPIIEGTVCREDLLSKRDDLKRAFQTQDLQESSVRKLMTETYPIQREILNDADTFIGVVKEEWPFLFEVPHLFDHASKLLGFSVQNKLAQELSKKEKGINDFLDSKGMKTGEGPIQLICGIAKYFKEDSYKLFDKKEISADPEVELPVTPCILVR; encoded by the exons ATGTCGGCTGCGCTTCCTATGTACCAG GACTTTCCATTCCCTAAAGTGAAACAAGCAGTGAGGAAAACATTGCTGCCCAAAGAGAGTGGCCCATGCAGCCCAAAGCAGATTGCTCATTTGAAG AAAGCAATGCCATCGCTTAGTAGTGATCAGATGGATACACTGATGGCTAAACTGGAGGAATTAGGAGTTCTCTCTGTAGATGACCTGAGCCTTGTTGACCCGGAGGACATTAAAGACACTCTGCCATTTATTCAGTGCAAAAGATTCGTCAGAGCTGTCAAAGCATTGGAATCAG ATTCACAAGCTCCACCGCAGTTTACCAGGCCTGGCCCCTCATCAACACCTGAGCCACATAGGTTTCAGCTGCCTTCAACACCACCTGAGACAGCCGACTCCCCATCCCAAGACACATATTCTGTTCCATGGCACAAATTTCCCTCAAAAGTCATGGATGACTTGCGTGAAAAGAAGTACATAATGGGGAAAGACAGACGAGAGATGGTTCGGATCGTCGCTGAAGATTACCTCCACAAACACCCAGGAAGACCTGGTAGACAAAAGCTGAGGGAACTCGCCAGTATGATTGTAGGACAATATCCTGCCTCCTTCAAGCTGACAGAGCCGTTTGGAAACAAACCTTTTGCAAAAGATGGTTCTGAAACTCTATTTCGTCAGCTGGAACACAGAATTGAAAATATGAAGAGGCCACAAAGCTCACTGAAGAGGCGAGCAGGGGGTGAAAATTCAACAAAGAAAAGGCCCAGGAATTCAGATCAGTATGGATGTGTGGCGTGGGATCCAATCATTGAGGGGACTGTGTGTAGAGAAGACCTGCTGTCTAAACGAGATGACTTGAAACGTGCCTTTCAAACCCAGGATCTTCAG GAGTCATCTGTTAGAAAATTGATGACCGAAACATATCCCATTCAGCGTGAAATCCTCAACGATGCTGATACCTTTATTGGCGTTGTAAAGGAGGAGTGGCCGTTCCTGTTTGAAGTTCCTCACCTGTTTGATCATGCATCTAAACTCCTTGGCTTCTCTGTACAAAACAAGCTGGCACAG GAACTTTCCAAAAAAGAAAAGGGGATCAATGACTTCCTTGACTCAAAAGGGATGAAGACGGGCGAAGGTCCAATACAGCTCATCTGTGGCATTGCAAAATACTTCAAGGAAGACTCTTACAAACTCTTCGACAAAAAAGAG ATCTCTGCAGATCCTGAAGTCGAACTCCCAGTGACCCCATGCATCCTAGTCAG GTGA
- the LOC135786987 gene encoding uncharacterized protein isoform X1, producing MSAALPMYQDFPFPKVKQAVRKTLLPKESGPCSPKQIAHLKKAMPSLSSDQMDTLMAKLEELGVLSVDDLSLVDPEDIKDTLPFIQCKRFVRAVKALESDSQAPPQFTRPGPSSTPEPHRFQLPSTPPETADSPSQDTYSVPWHKFPSKVMDDLREKKYIMGKDRREMVRIVAEDYLHKHPGRPGRQKLRELASMIVGQYPASFKLTEPFGNKPFAKDGSETLFRQLEHRIENMKRPQSSLKRRAGGENSTKKRPRNSDQYGCVAWDPIIEGTVCREDLLSKRDDLKRAFQTQDLQESSVRKLMTETYPIQREILNDADTFIGVVKEEWPFLFEVPHLFDHASKLLGFSVQNKLAQELSKKEKGINDFLDSKGMKTGEGPIQLICGIAKYFKEDSYKLFDKKEISADPEVELPVTPCILVRGDQQFKIALDGLLVNDHITSPIVALSYVFSMFYVCNIQYPPEMAFTLEFMQRVFFGINPERGSKAEKKGKKQHFILPQVCKLVSQLKEFECQQKDSEWAI from the exons ATGTCGGCTGCGCTTCCTATGTACCAG GACTTTCCATTCCCTAAAGTGAAACAAGCAGTGAGGAAAACATTGCTGCCCAAAGAGAGTGGCCCATGCAGCCCAAAGCAGATTGCTCATTTGAAG AAAGCAATGCCATCGCTTAGTAGTGATCAGATGGATACACTGATGGCTAAACTGGAGGAATTAGGAGTTCTCTCTGTAGATGACCTGAGCCTTGTTGACCCGGAGGACATTAAAGACACTCTGCCATTTATTCAGTGCAAAAGATTCGTCAGAGCTGTCAAAGCATTGGAATCAG ATTCACAAGCTCCACCGCAGTTTACCAGGCCTGGCCCCTCATCAACACCTGAGCCACATAGGTTTCAGCTGCCTTCAACACCACCTGAGACAGCCGACTCCCCATCCCAAGACACATATTCTGTTCCATGGCACAAATTTCCCTCAAAAGTCATGGATGACTTGCGTGAAAAGAAGTACATAATGGGGAAAGACAGACGAGAGATGGTTCGGATCGTCGCTGAAGATTACCTCCACAAACACCCAGGAAGACCTGGTAGACAAAAGCTGAGGGAACTCGCCAGTATGATTGTAGGACAATATCCTGCCTCCTTCAAGCTGACAGAGCCGTTTGGAAACAAACCTTTTGCAAAAGATGGTTCTGAAACTCTATTTCGTCAGCTGGAACACAGAATTGAAAATATGAAGAGGCCACAAAGCTCACTGAAGAGGCGAGCAGGGGGTGAAAATTCAACAAAGAAAAGGCCCAGGAATTCAGATCAGTATGGATGTGTGGCGTGGGATCCAATCATTGAGGGGACTGTGTGTAGAGAAGACCTGCTGTCTAAACGAGATGACTTGAAACGTGCCTTTCAAACCCAGGATCTTCAG GAGTCATCTGTTAGAAAATTGATGACCGAAACATATCCCATTCAGCGTGAAATCCTCAACGATGCTGATACCTTTATTGGCGTTGTAAAGGAGGAGTGGCCGTTCCTGTTTGAAGTTCCTCACCTGTTTGATCATGCATCTAAACTCCTTGGCTTCTCTGTACAAAACAAGCTGGCACAG GAACTTTCCAAAAAAGAAAAGGGGATCAATGACTTCCTTGACTCAAAAGGGATGAAGACGGGCGAAGGTCCAATACAGCTCATCTGTGGCATTGCAAAATACTTCAAGGAAGACTCTTACAAACTCTTCGACAAAAAAGAG ATCTCTGCAGATCCTGAAGTCGAACTCCCAGTGACCCCATGCATCCTAGTCAGAG GTGACCAGCAATTCAAGATTGCTCTTGATGGGTTACTTGTCAATGACCACATCACCTCTCCCATTGTGGCTTTGAGCTACGTCTTCTCCATGTTTTATGTCTGCAACATCCAATACCCACCGGAGATGGCTTTTACTCTCGAATTCATGCAAAG AGTTTTCTTTGGGATCAATCCTGAGCGAGGCTCCAAGGCAGAGAAGAAAGGGAAGAAACAGCACTTCATACTTCCACAGGTGTGCAAGCTGGTTTCTCAGCTGAAGGAATTTGAATGCCAGCAGAAGGACTCTGAGTGGGCCATTTGA